In Horticoccus luteus, the following proteins share a genomic window:
- the mbfA gene encoding iron exporter MbfA yields the protein MKTFDQLTEREILALAISLEEEDSKIYDSFAQGLRENFPDAAAEFERMREEENGHRHRLLDVYRSRFGDHLPYLRRQDVAGFVTRRPAWLVRPLGLKAARTTAETMETETRNFYAAAARRTTDAGIRQLLGDLVAEETRHAHTAEAMGHSRPGAEESDASAQKRLFVLQVVQPGLAGLMDGSVSTLAPIFAAAFATHNSWETFLVGVAASVGAGISMGFAEALSDDGSLTGRGRPWTRGFVCGVMTTAGGIGHTLPFLITDVRTAIGVAIAVVAVELGIIAWIRNHYMDTPLLAAIFQVVLGGFLVFLTGVLIGMS from the coding sequence GTGAAGACGTTTGATCAGTTGACGGAGCGGGAGATTCTAGCGCTCGCCATCTCGCTGGAGGAAGAGGACTCCAAAATCTACGACAGCTTCGCGCAGGGCTTGCGGGAAAACTTTCCGGATGCTGCCGCGGAGTTTGAGCGGATGCGGGAGGAGGAGAATGGTCACCGCCATCGCTTGCTCGACGTTTATCGCAGTCGTTTCGGCGATCATCTGCCGTATTTGCGACGACAGGATGTGGCGGGCTTCGTGACGCGGCGGCCGGCTTGGTTGGTGCGACCGCTGGGACTCAAGGCGGCGCGCACCACGGCCGAGACGATGGAAACAGAGACGCGAAATTTCTATGCGGCCGCGGCACGTCGCACGACGGACGCCGGGATCCGCCAGCTTCTTGGCGATCTCGTGGCGGAGGAGACGCGCCACGCGCACACGGCCGAGGCGATGGGCCACTCGCGCCCGGGCGCGGAAGAATCGGATGCATCGGCGCAGAAGCGACTTTTCGTTCTGCAAGTGGTCCAACCGGGCCTTGCGGGTCTGATGGATGGTTCTGTTTCCACGCTGGCGCCGATTTTTGCCGCGGCGTTCGCCACGCACAACAGTTGGGAGACGTTTCTGGTGGGTGTAGCGGCGAGTGTCGGCGCGGGAATCAGCATGGGGTTTGCCGAAGCGCTGTCGGATGACGGCAGCCTCACCGGTCGGGGACGTCCGTGGACGCGAGGATTTGTATGTGGCGTGATGACGACCGCGGGCGGTATCGGGCACACACTGCCTTTCTTGATCACGGATGTCCGCACGGCCATCGGAGTCGCCATCGCTGTGGTGGCGGTGGAACTCGGGATCATCGCGTGGATTCGCAATCACTACATGGACACGCCGTTGCTCGCCGCGATTTTCCAAGTCGTGCTTGGAGGATTCCTCGTCTTTTTGACGGGTGTGCTGATCGGGATGAGCTGA
- a CDS encoding response regulator transcription factor: MSTSHPDTPPSARVLVVEDELPVRQSIVEALTQEGWLVMEAGRGREMLPLLREHAFDLVVLDWMLPGRDGLELLQHVRARGAQTPVLMLTPADGVDDRVIGLESGADDCLDKPFVVAELIARCRALLRRPLLSMGDFLQCGDLQLDTRRRVAFRAGEEISLSPREADLLEFFLRYQVQVVTREMLEHDVWKASRRLTSLDNVIDVQVMRLRRKIDGEYPVKLLHTVRGVGYRLAADAP; the protein is encoded by the coding sequence GTGAGCACGTCGCATCCGGATACCCCACCCTCCGCCCGTGTGCTCGTCGTCGAAGACGAGTTGCCGGTCCGGCAGTCTATTGTCGAAGCACTGACGCAGGAGGGTTGGCTCGTGATGGAAGCGGGGCGCGGGCGCGAGATGCTCCCGTTGCTTCGCGAACACGCCTTCGATCTCGTGGTGCTCGATTGGATGCTACCCGGACGCGACGGCTTGGAGTTGTTGCAACACGTCCGAGCGCGGGGTGCACAAACCCCCGTGCTGATGCTGACTCCCGCCGATGGCGTCGATGACCGTGTGATCGGCTTGGAGAGCGGCGCCGACGACTGCCTGGACAAGCCGTTCGTGGTAGCTGAACTCATCGCGCGTTGCCGTGCTCTGCTGCGCCGGCCGTTGCTGAGCATGGGGGATTTTTTGCAGTGCGGAGACCTGCAACTCGACACGCGGAGACGAGTGGCTTTCCGCGCCGGCGAGGAAATCTCACTTTCGCCCCGCGAGGCGGATTTGCTGGAATTTTTCCTGCGCTACCAAGTACAGGTGGTAACACGCGAAATGCTGGAGCACGACGTGTGGAAAGCCTCGCGGCGCTTGACCTCTCTCGACAACGTCATCGACGTGCAAGTGATGCGATTGCGGCGCAAAATTGACGGGGAATATCCTGTCAAACTGCTGCACACGGTTCGCGGTGTAGGCTACCGTCTTGCTGCGGACGCTCCATGA
- a CDS encoding beta strand repeat-containing protein has product MFLAATLCRAAETKWQDGSGNSNWTNSNNWTNGVPGSGDKATFDQTTTKSPNINSNTTLGSLQFSGTTDAEAFTGSRTLTLSGVAGVGIDNQVALTQTFANKFALDANQTWQTTADASGLVFNGTINLGGYGLTLALASASGESATIEINANIASTAGDLTITGNGSVLLSAKANYTGTTTIDSGATLALSGNATFNSAGSLVLNSGGTLEMNGISDMVSSLAGAGDLELGAGKLTINGTTSTSYSGQISGVGGSLDKRGSSTLTLAGDNAFSGGVTLNSGILQIDSDTALGTGTLDLSGGTLTSTADRSLANDFVMTGGSTIAALAGVDFTFTSDNISPGSGSLTLTNESGTGIVSVGFSGSGATFDFDRTLTLSDNTELRFLNGSGVQTFSGTIAGTGNVIRNAAGGTTVFDSNNNFTGSLELLAGTVQISADNQLGATPGSPTADRIIFDGGTLATTDTLTVNANRGITLAAGGGTFDVVSAGADTTYMGVIAGSGDLNKTGDGLLYLGGANTFSGDIAITAGGLVAESNAALGPGGTTSVGNGATLAVTGGVTINSETNITLEGDGVSGTDGALYSMAGTNEIDSLLTLSADARVVSAADKLSLSGGIAGSGNNLLFDAQGTSEIAVDGGIATGAGTVTKNDAGTLTFSGSSANTYTGTTTVNAGTLVLAKSGAATAIAGNLVIGDGTGTDTVRLDAANQLASTSAVTFTAGGTPTLNLNGFAQTLGSIASTNSSAVIAFGSPGGATDFTVGDATSTTYAGTFTSGNANGRLVKEGAGALTLSGASPGFTGAVLVDQGTLKVQNVNALGSGTAGTTVASGATLQLDSVLAPFNGTLTLSGTGVSGVGALYGTGGNNRWESNITLAGDATIGTNATGYLALGLTTTRYNRALSDPSGTPTDPTTLSLGANTLTLTGTTSAANHIATYINAQVTGTGNLVIAMTNATDTVRMTNNYNPTFTGTTQINNGILSLATLYNTYPADPAHPNFFAINGPVVIGDGTGAANSAQLTIQANTSILYDEMMNYTTPITLKSDGQFSLLAAQTIGALTFNGGNIDLGTTGSLFLNDDVTVNASAGHTATITGSGTSALSLTIHQGPVPVPNATRTFNLVGGAGNTSDLTIGALIYNGSIVKTGAGTMTITSDNHAGYEGTTTINNGTLAITNNSALGQSDGTDTSATLVNGNGTTNGTLQLSNNITVTNEKLTLNNTGYGNNGALRNLSGNNTWNGEVVVNDARTQSDAGLLTLNNTVTINTALEVTGSGNTTISGPVGGATGTLTKNGTGTLIVSGTNTYGGATTINTGVLSLQSNAGLGAATGGTTVSGSGGALELSNAAHGNLTTSAEPLALNGTGISGNGALRNAAGNNTFAGQVTLQSAALLTANTGTTLTLSGGVTSANQAATFGTTANNGNITISGVTNLGTGSLTKDGSGTLAINGTGTNTTGAAHLNAGTISVGSAATLKTGAFDSAVSTTLIIASGGTVVSNYASGSTTFSGAIDGTGGGIFQKDGAGTLVFDQSFNAGVGSQLILNGGTLSLASAAQITFGKIHITADTVLDFNGTDGTVLSSTDLVIDAGVHITVNNWKSTANQVTQSTIWYATNTVNTAALGPSDHLGNTPLNQITFTNYNGMTTTWVSGNHDGWFNEEIRPTPEPATYGLCLMSAAAGLLLWQRQRRRQPDVARHVA; this is encoded by the coding sequence GTGTTCCTTGCGGCAACGCTGTGTCGGGCTGCCGAAACCAAGTGGCAGGACGGGAGTGGAAACTCCAACTGGACCAACAGCAACAATTGGACGAATGGAGTGCCGGGTTCGGGTGACAAGGCCACGTTCGATCAAACCACTACCAAGTCCCCGAATATCAACTCCAACACGACGCTTGGCTCGTTGCAGTTTTCCGGCACCACCGACGCAGAAGCGTTCACGGGATCCCGCACCCTCACCCTCAGTGGAGTGGCTGGCGTCGGCATAGATAATCAAGTCGCCCTGACGCAAACGTTCGCGAACAAATTCGCGTTGGACGCGAATCAGACGTGGCAGACGACCGCCGACGCCAGCGGCCTCGTCTTCAATGGCACGATCAATCTCGGCGGCTACGGGCTGACTCTTGCGCTCGCTTCCGCTTCCGGCGAATCGGCGACGATCGAAATCAATGCGAACATCGCGAGCACCGCGGGCGACCTCACGATTACGGGGAACGGCAGTGTTCTGCTCAGCGCCAAGGCCAATTACACCGGCACGACGACGATAGATTCCGGAGCGACCCTCGCGCTTTCCGGGAACGCCACTTTCAACAGCGCGGGCTCCCTTGTGCTGAACTCCGGCGGCACCCTCGAGATGAACGGTATCAGCGATATGGTTTCGAGTCTCGCAGGGGCCGGCGACCTTGAGTTGGGGGCCGGAAAATTGACCATCAATGGCACTACGTCGACCAGCTACTCCGGCCAAATTTCCGGCGTCGGCGGCAGCCTTGACAAGCGCGGCTCCAGCACCTTGACGCTGGCGGGCGACAACGCGTTCAGCGGCGGAGTGACTCTAAACAGCGGCATCCTGCAGATCGATTCGGATACGGCGCTGGGCACGGGCACGCTTGACCTCAGTGGAGGCACCCTGACGTCGACCGCCGATCGCTCGCTGGCCAACGATTTCGTGATGACCGGCGGGTCCACTATCGCGGCGCTGGCGGGCGTGGATTTCACATTCACCAGCGACAACATCTCGCCCGGAAGCGGCAGTCTGACTCTCACCAACGAGTCAGGCACCGGAATCGTTTCGGTCGGCTTTTCGGGCAGCGGCGCGACCTTCGATTTCGATCGCACTCTCACACTCAGCGACAACACCGAGTTGAGATTTCTCAACGGAAGCGGCGTGCAGACGTTCTCGGGCACGATCGCGGGAACGGGCAACGTTATCCGCAATGCCGCCGGCGGGACCACCGTGTTCGACTCCAACAACAACTTCACGGGCAGCCTCGAGTTGTTGGCGGGCACAGTCCAAATCTCCGCCGACAACCAACTCGGCGCCACGCCGGGCTCCCCGACGGCTGACCGCATTATATTTGACGGGGGCACCCTTGCGACGACTGACACGCTCACGGTGAACGCCAACCGCGGCATCACCTTGGCGGCGGGCGGCGGGACTTTTGATGTCGTTTCCGCGGGGGCCGATACGACCTACATGGGCGTGATCGCGGGCAGCGGAGACTTGAACAAAACCGGCGACGGGCTGCTTTACCTCGGCGGAGCGAACACCTTCTCGGGCGATATCGCCATCACCGCCGGCGGCTTGGTGGCCGAAAGCAACGCCGCGTTGGGACCGGGCGGAACGACGTCGGTAGGCAATGGAGCAACTTTGGCGGTAACCGGCGGAGTGACCATTAACTCTGAAACCAACATCACCTTGGAGGGGGATGGGGTGTCCGGCACTGATGGCGCCCTATATAGCATGGCGGGCACCAACGAAATCGATAGTCTCCTCACGTTGAGCGCGGACGCTCGCGTGGTCAGCGCCGCGGATAAATTAAGCCTGTCCGGCGGCATCGCTGGATCCGGAAATAATCTCCTCTTCGATGCCCAAGGCACCAGCGAAATTGCGGTGGACGGCGGCATCGCCACGGGCGCGGGCACGGTGACGAAAAACGACGCCGGCACGCTCACCTTCAGCGGCAGCAGTGCAAACACCTACACCGGCACGACCACGGTCAACGCCGGCACTCTCGTGCTGGCGAAGAGCGGCGCGGCCACCGCCATCGCCGGCAATCTTGTGATCGGCGACGGCACCGGCACCGACACCGTGCGACTTGACGCGGCGAACCAACTCGCGAGCACCTCGGCCGTCACATTCACCGCCGGCGGCACGCCCACGCTCAACCTCAACGGCTTCGCCCAAACGCTCGGTTCCATCGCCAGCACTAATTCCAGCGCGGTGATCGCTTTCGGTTCTCCCGGCGGCGCCACCGATTTCACGGTCGGCGACGCCACGAGCACGACCTACGCGGGCACCTTCACCAGCGGCAACGCCAACGGCCGCCTCGTCAAGGAAGGCGCGGGCGCGCTCACCCTGAGCGGCGCGAGCCCGGGCTTCACCGGCGCGGTGCTCGTCGACCAAGGCACGCTCAAAGTGCAAAACGTCAACGCGCTCGGCAGTGGCACCGCGGGCACTACCGTCGCTTCGGGCGCCACACTGCAATTGGACAGCGTGCTGGCTCCGTTCAACGGCACGCTCACGCTCTCCGGCACCGGGGTCAGCGGTGTCGGCGCGCTTTATGGCACTGGCGGCAACAACCGCTGGGAAAGCAACATCACCCTCGCCGGCGACGCCACGATCGGCACCAACGCCACCGGCTACCTCGCCCTCGGCCTGACGACCACGCGCTACAACCGCGCGCTCTCCGACCCCAGCGGCACACCCACCGACCCGACGACGCTGAGTCTCGGCGCCAACACCCTCACGCTCACCGGCACCACCTCCGCCGCCAACCACATCGCCACCTATATCAACGCGCAAGTCACCGGCACCGGCAACCTCGTCATCGCGATGACCAACGCGACCGACACCGTGCGCATGACCAACAACTACAACCCCACCTTCACCGGCACCACGCAGATCAACAACGGCATCCTCAGCCTCGCCACCCTCTACAACACCTACCCCGCCGACCCCGCGCACCCGAACTTCTTCGCGATCAACGGCCCCGTCGTCATCGGCGACGGCACCGGCGCCGCCAACTCCGCGCAACTCACCATCCAGGCCAACACCTCGATCCTTTACGACGAGATGATGAACTACACCACGCCGATCACGCTCAAAAGCGACGGCCAGTTCAGCCTCCTCGCCGCGCAGACGATCGGCGCCCTCACCTTTAACGGCGGCAATATCGACCTCGGCACCACCGGCAGCCTCTTTCTCAACGACGACGTCACCGTCAACGCCTCCGCCGGCCACACCGCCACCATCACCGGCTCCGGCACCAGCGCCTTGAGCCTCACCATCCACCAAGGCCCCGTCCCGGTCCCCAACGCCACCCGCACCTTCAACCTCGTCGGCGGCGCCGGCAACACCAGCGACCTCACCATCGGCGCCCTCATCTACAACGGCTCCATCGTGAAGACCGGCGCGGGCACGATGACCATCACCTCCGATAATCACGCCGGCTACGAAGGCACCACCACCATCAACAACGGCACCCTCGCCATCACCAACAACAGCGCCCTGGGCCAGTCCGACGGCACCGACACCTCCGCCACCCTCGTCAACGGCAACGGCACCACCAACGGCACCCTGCAGCTCTCCAACAACATCACCGTCACCAACGAAAAACTCACGCTGAACAACACCGGCTACGGCAATAACGGCGCTCTGCGCAACCTCTCCGGCAACAACACCTGGAACGGCGAAGTCGTCGTCAACGACGCCCGCACCCAGTCCGACGCCGGTCTGCTCACCCTCAACAACACCGTCACGATCAACACCGCGTTGGAAGTCACCGGTTCGGGCAACACCACGATCAGCGGCCCGGTCGGCGGCGCCACCGGCACCCTCACCAAGAACGGCACCGGCACCCTCATCGTCTCCGGCACCAACACTTACGGCGGCGCCACCACGATCAACACCGGCGTCCTCAGCCTGCAAAGCAACGCCGGCCTCGGCGCCGCCACCGGCGGCACCACCGTTTCCGGCAGCGGCGGCGCGCTCGAACTCAGCAACGCCGCACACGGCAACCTCACCACCAGCGCCGAACCCCTCGCCTTGAACGGCACCGGCATCAGCGGCAACGGCGCCCTGCGCAATGCCGCCGGCAACAACACCTTTGCCGGCCAAGTCACCCTGCAATCGGCCGCCCTCCTCACCGCCAACACCGGCACCACGCTCACCCTGAGCGGCGGCGTGACCAGCGCCAACCAGGCCGCCACCTTCGGCACCACCGCCAACAACGGCAACATCACCATTTCCGGCGTCACCAACCTCGGCACTGGCAGCCTTACCAAAGACGGCTCGGGCACCCTCGCGATCAACGGCACCGGCACCAACACCACCGGTGCCGCGCACCTCAACGCCGGCACGATCTCGGTGGGCAGCGCGGCCACGCTCAAGACCGGCGCCTTCGACTCGGCCGTCAGCACGACGCTGATCATCGCCAGCGGCGGCACCGTCGTGTCAAATTACGCGAGTGGCAGCACGACGTTTTCGGGCGCGATCGACGGCACCGGCGGCGGCATCTTCCAGAAAGACGGCGCCGGCACGCTCGTCTTCGACCAAAGCTTCAACGCCGGCGTCGGCTCGCAACTGATCCTCAACGGCGGCACCCTGTCACTCGCCAGTGCCGCTCAAATCACCTTCGGCAAGATCCACATCACCGCCGACACCGTCCTCGATTTTAACGGCACCGACGGCACCGTCCTCTCCTCCACCGACCTGGTGATCGACGCCGGCGTCCACATCACGGTCAACAACTGGAAAAGCACCGCGAACCAAGTCACGCAAAGCACCATCTGGTATGCGACCAACACGGTAAACACAGCGGCGCTTGGACCGAGCGACCACCTCGGCAACACGCCGCTCAACCAGATCACGTTCACCAATTACAACGGGATGACGACCACGTGGGTATCCGGCAACCACGACGGCTGGTTCAACGAAGAAATCCGCCCCACGCCCGAACCCGCGACGTATGGCTTGTGCCTGATGTCCGCCGCCGCCGGCCTCCTGCTCTGGCAACGGCAACGCCGCCGTCAGCCCGACGTGGCGCGCCACGTCGCCTGA
- the ahcY gene encoding adenosylhomocysteinase → MANIAPSSSFTDCHVKDLSLADWGRKEIVIAEHEMPGLMAVRKKFGAAKPLAGVRITGSLHMTIQTAVLIETLTALGADVRWASCNIFSTQDHAAAAIAASGVPVFAWKGETLEEYWDLTLRAISFPGGKGPQLVVDDGGDVTLLIHKGCELEEGSDWVNTPSGSHEEQVIKNVLKRVHQEDPLKWTTLAKEWRGVSEETTTGVHRLYQMLEKGKLRVPAINVNDSVTKSKFDNLYGCRESLADGLKRATDVMIAGKVACVCGYGDVGKGSAHSLKGFGARVIVTEIDPINALQAAMEGFEVNTIESTLGTADIYVTTTGNKDIITLEHMRAMKDQAIVCNIGHFDNEIQVDRLNTSDAKRTNVKPQYDLYTFPRGNSIYLLAEGRLVNLGCATGHPSFVMSNSFTNQTLAQIELWQNRDTYKVAVYRLPKHLDEEVARLHLEKIGAKLSKLTPAQAEYLGVPVDGPYKPEHYRY, encoded by the coding sequence ATGGCCAATATCGCTCCCTCTTCCTCGTTCACCGACTGTCACGTCAAAGATCTTTCGCTCGCCGATTGGGGGCGCAAAGAAATCGTCATCGCCGAGCATGAAATGCCGGGCTTGATGGCGGTGCGCAAAAAATTTGGCGCTGCCAAACCGCTGGCCGGCGTGCGCATCACCGGGTCATTGCACATGACGATCCAAACCGCGGTTTTGATCGAAACGCTGACCGCCCTCGGAGCCGACGTGCGTTGGGCGTCCTGCAATATTTTTTCCACCCAGGATCACGCCGCCGCGGCGATCGCGGCTTCCGGCGTGCCGGTCTTCGCGTGGAAAGGTGAGACGCTGGAAGAATATTGGGATCTCACATTGCGGGCGATTTCGTTCCCCGGCGGCAAGGGGCCGCAACTCGTGGTCGATGACGGCGGCGATGTGACGCTCCTCATTCACAAGGGCTGCGAACTCGAAGAAGGCAGCGATTGGGTGAACACCCCTTCGGGCTCTCACGAAGAGCAGGTGATCAAGAACGTTTTGAAGCGCGTCCATCAGGAGGATCCCCTCAAATGGACCACGCTCGCCAAGGAATGGCGTGGCGTTTCGGAGGAGACCACCACCGGAGTGCACCGTCTCTACCAGATGCTCGAGAAGGGCAAGCTGCGGGTGCCGGCGATCAACGTGAACGACTCCGTCACGAAATCGAAATTCGACAATCTCTACGGCTGCCGCGAGTCGCTTGCCGACGGCCTGAAGCGCGCGACCGATGTGATGATCGCGGGCAAGGTCGCCTGCGTGTGTGGCTATGGCGACGTCGGCAAAGGCTCGGCGCATTCACTCAAAGGTTTTGGCGCGCGGGTAATCGTCACCGAGATCGATCCGATCAACGCGTTGCAAGCGGCGATGGAAGGCTTTGAGGTCAACACGATCGAGAGCACGCTTGGCACGGCGGATATCTACGTCACCACGACGGGCAACAAGGACATCATCACGCTCGAGCACATGCGCGCGATGAAAGACCAGGCCATCGTCTGCAATATTGGCCACTTCGATAACGAGATCCAAGTGGATCGGCTCAACACGTCGGATGCCAAGCGCACCAACGTAAAGCCCCAATACGATCTATATACGTTTCCCCGTGGCAACAGCATCTACCTGCTGGCGGAAGGGCGCCTCGTAAATCTCGGCTGCGCGACGGGCCACCCGTCGTTCGTGATGTCAAACAGCTTCACGAACCAGACGCTCGCTCAAATCGAGCTGTGGCAAAATCGCGATACCTATAAAGTCGCGGTTTACCGTCTGCCGAAACACCTGGACGAAGAAGTGGCGCGGCTGCACTTGGAGAAGATCGGCGCGAAACTTTCCAAGCTGACGCCGGCGCAAGCCGAGTATCTCGGCGTGCCCGTCGACGGCCCTTACAAACCGGAGCACTACCGCTACTGA
- the metK gene encoding methionine adenosyltransferase, producing the protein MASSFVFSSESVGEGHPDKVADLISDSVLDACLAIDRTSRVACETMVKSNMVILAGEITIPKLQDARKGTTKPIDEAINLGQVVRDAIREIGYVNKDDVFHADSVFINNYLTAQSPDIAQGVDARRAKGKKTDEQGAGDQGIMFGYACNETEELMPTPIMYAHRLGRALTSLRKSGRVKWLRPDAKSQVSVRYENDKPVEVSNVVISTQHTEDVDHATIEKTLIEKVIKRVIPARMLSKNTEYLINPTGRFVVGGPQGDSGLTGRKIIVDTYGGWGRHGGGAFSGKDPSKVDRSAAYMGRWVAKNIVAAGLSTHAEIQFAYAIGHPKPVSVRVETFGTAKLGVSDEQITAAVQKVFSFKPADIVTQLDLLRPIYRQTTNYGHFGKDGLPWESTHKAAELRTAVEHHA; encoded by the coding sequence ATGGCTTCCTCCTTTGTTTTTTCCTCCGAGTCGGTCGGCGAAGGTCATCCCGACAAGGTCGCGGATCTGATTTCCGACAGCGTTCTCGACGCCTGCCTCGCGATTGATCGCACCAGCCGCGTGGCGTGCGAGACCATGGTGAAGTCCAATATGGTGATTCTCGCCGGCGAAATCACCATTCCGAAACTGCAGGATGCCCGCAAAGGCACGACGAAGCCGATCGACGAAGCCATCAACCTCGGGCAAGTCGTGCGCGATGCCATTCGCGAGATTGGTTACGTCAACAAAGACGACGTTTTCCATGCCGATAGCGTGTTTATCAATAACTACCTGACGGCACAATCTCCGGACATCGCGCAAGGCGTCGATGCCCGGCGCGCCAAGGGCAAAAAGACGGATGAACAGGGCGCCGGCGACCAAGGCATCATGTTCGGTTATGCCTGCAACGAAACCGAAGAACTGATGCCGACGCCAATCATGTATGCGCACCGGTTGGGCCGGGCGCTCACGAGCCTGCGCAAATCCGGCCGTGTGAAATGGCTGCGGCCGGACGCGAAGTCCCAAGTGTCGGTGCGCTACGAGAACGACAAACCGGTAGAGGTGAGCAACGTGGTGATTTCAACGCAGCACACCGAGGATGTTGACCACGCGACGATCGAAAAAACGCTGATCGAGAAGGTCATCAAGCGCGTCATCCCCGCGCGAATGCTCAGCAAAAACACCGAATATCTCATCAATCCGACCGGGCGTTTTGTGGTCGGTGGACCGCAAGGCGACTCGGGTCTGACCGGGCGCAAGATCATCGTCGACACCTACGGCGGCTGGGGCCGGCACGGCGGCGGCGCGTTCTCGGGCAAAGATCCCTCGAAGGTGGATCGCTCGGCCGCCTATATGGGCCGTTGGGTCGCGAAAAATATTGTGGCCGCGGGACTCTCCACGCACGCGGAGATTCAGTTTGCCTACGCGATCGGACATCCGAAACCCGTCTCCGTGCGGGTGGAGACGTTTGGCACCGCCAAGCTGGGCGTGTCCGATGAGCAGATCACGGCCGCAGTGCAGAAAGTTTTCAGCTTCAAACCAGCCGACATCGTGACGCAGCTTGATCTGCTGCGCCCGATTTATCGGCAGACGACCAATTACGGCCATTTCGGCAAAGACGGCCTGCCGTGGGAATCCACGCACAAAGCCGCCGAACTCCGCACCGCCGTCGAACATCACGCCTGA
- a CDS encoding hybrid sensor histidine kinase/response regulator, whose translation MQNSAASLPPFAFAGRRILIVDDDRMNLRILGGILKADGYTLIEAATGEQAIELYAAASPDLVLLDVMMPGINGFETCRKLRETYRSDCAPIIFITAKSDSDDVVEGLAAGGVDYLPKPFQAKEVLARIRTHLFNQQLIEEQRNLVEALSRANAAKNRFLGMAAHDLRNPLASIRALAEFLRDGTFGPLNPEQLDLIKTIHEASHSMLDLVNELLDVATIEAGELKVSLAPHDLVEVVGKCVAMENLAAARKKTQIVPQHPAAAMITQMDLPKIKQVVENLLSNAVKYSPPGSTVSVQFYRTADMVGFGVIDQGPGIPDAERDKLFQDFGRLSAQPTGGEKSTGLGLAICRKIVDAHRGSITAANRSGSGCEFRVSLPLSP comes from the coding sequence ATGCAGAATTCCGCGGCGTCTTTGCCTCCCTTCGCCTTTGCCGGACGACGAATCCTCATCGTCGATGACGACCGCATGAACTTGCGCATCCTCGGCGGGATCCTGAAAGCCGATGGTTATACGTTGATCGAAGCCGCCACCGGCGAGCAGGCCATCGAGCTTTACGCCGCCGCGTCGCCGGACCTGGTGCTCCTCGACGTGATGATGCCCGGTATCAACGGCTTCGAAACCTGCCGAAAACTGCGCGAGACCTACCGATCCGATTGCGCGCCCATCATTTTCATCACCGCCAAGAGCGATTCCGACGATGTCGTCGAAGGCTTGGCGGCCGGCGGTGTCGATTATCTACCCAAGCCGTTTCAGGCCAAAGAGGTCCTCGCGCGCATCCGCACCCATCTTTTCAACCAGCAACTGATCGAAGAGCAGCGCAACCTCGTTGAAGCCCTCAGCCGGGCCAATGCCGCCAAAAACCGCTTTCTGGGCATGGCGGCTCACGATTTGCGCAACCCACTCGCGTCGATCCGCGCCCTTGCGGAGTTTCTGCGCGATGGGACGTTTGGGCCGCTCAATCCCGAGCAACTCGACCTGATCAAAACCATCCACGAAGCCTCGCATTCGATGCTCGATCTCGTGAATGAGCTGCTCGACGTCGCCACGATTGAGGCCGGTGAGTTGAAAGTCTCGCTCGCTCCGCACGATCTCGTCGAAGTCGTGGGTAAATGCGTCGCGATGGAAAATCTCGCCGCCGCCCGCAAGAAGACGCAAATCGTCCCGCAGCATCCCGCCGCGGCCATGATCACGCAGATGGATTTGCCCAAAATCAAACAGGTCGTGGAAAACCTGCTGAGCAACGCCGTCAAATATTCGCCGCCCGGATCGACCGTGAGCGTCCAGTTTTATCGCACGGCCGATATGGTCGGCTTCGGCGTGATCGACCAAGGCCCGGGGATTCCTGACGCCGAGCGCGACAAACTCTTCCAAGATTTCGGCCGTCTTTCCGCCCAACCGACGGGCGGCGAGAAAAGCACCGGCTTGGGCCTCGCCATTTGCCGAAAAATTGTCGACGCTCACCGCGGATCGATCACCGCGGCGAATCGCTCCGGTTCCGGCTGCGAATTCCGCGTTTCCCTCCCCCTTTCTCCATGA
- a CDS encoding response regulator transcription factor — protein MTLPGPLLIVDDESHVRKFLQILVRQLGITHCLEAANGEEALEIYARERPAVVLLDISMPVLDGLATLQRLREIDPDAIVVMLTSMTNRQSVEEALRHGAANYIRKDTPKEEVMTALRETLEEYFPSQPSSP, from the coding sequence ATGACCCTCCCCGGCCCCTTGCTGATCGTCGATGACGAGTCCCACGTCCGTAAATTTCTTCAAATTCTCGTTCGGCAGCTTGGCATCACTCATTGCCTCGAAGCCGCCAATGGCGAAGAGGCGTTGGAAATTTACGCGCGAGAGCGCCCCGCCGTGGTCCTGCTCGACATCAGCATGCCGGTGCTGGACGGCCTCGCCACGTTGCAACGCCTGCGTGAAATCGATCCCGACGCCATTGTGGTGATGCTCACCTCCATGACCAACCGCCAATCCGTCGAGGAAGCGCTGCGTCACGGCGCCGCCAACTACATTCGCAAGGACACGCCGAAGGAGGAGGTGATGACCGCCCTCCGTGAGACCTTGGAAGAATATTTTCCGTCTCAACCCTCCTCTCCATGA